GGCCGAGTAATATTAAAACTCGTGTATTATGCATTTGGGCTTTAAATCTAACGGATATTGATCATCgggttgaccaaaaaaaacacCGAATCAGAATTAAATAGATTTTAAACCAATACAACTGTAAGTTGGTTAACGAATAATATTAAACTTAAActaactttattattatagtaTAAAGTAAGATACGTGATGACGTTTTGGCACTTTTAGCAAAGAAGGCTTGCCGTTTTATCAAAGCGCTAAAACCCCCTGAACCTCATCCTCTCGCAGCTACCTCCCCGCTAAGGCCTCTCCTCTTTCAGGTTGGAGCGAGAGCTTAAACCCCAAATCTCCTATCAAAATTCGCTCTTTTGGGTTTCACGCTTCTTCAGACTGTATGGGTTGCAGAGTTTAGTCTCAGTACAAGTTCGTTTACTTTCTGAAAGAGCTCTTCATGGCGTCTCTCTCCTTCACTCAGTTCCTACCATTCCCCAGGTCTCTATCtaatatttttggagttttcttACATGGGTTTTTATCGATTAGCTGCAGAACTACTTGTGTTATGTTCTTTGTGCCCAGAAATGTGATAAAGTTTTGTGCTTTATGGTTTTGCTCATAGTCGTGCTTGATTCTCGCAGATACAATGCAGATGTTGTTCCTTGTCTCCAGTCACTAGGCTTTGTGAAGTTTAGAGGTGAGAGATTGAACGGGAAACAAGGCTTTTTAGTGGTTGCTGGTAGGAGAAAGTTATCAGAGTCTGCACCTCTTGATGAAGACGACGGTGGAAACGGCGCTGTTGGGGGAAAGAAACCAACCAAAGCTCCTAAGAGGAGTGGTGCGAGAACAACGAAGAAGAAGGTTGTAGCAAAAAAGGATGAACCTTTAGAAGAAAGCTCTCAGCTTTTGGTAGCTAGTGATGATGTTTCAGACAACGAAAGCGACACAAAGACAGAGCCACGGAGAGCTAGAAAGAAAGGTAAtgtctttttatcatttttctcaGTTTGATGATTTGCTCAAAAGTTGATTTCAATGAGTGACTGTTTACAGCTTCACCAGCAGCAGCTTCTTCTGATGTGGAGGAAGCAAAAACCGAGAAGAAAGTGAGACGAAAGAGGACTACTAAGAAAGATAAACAAGTAGAGGAAGGTTTAGTTACATATGATGAGGCTAGTGATGTCGATGAACCTTTGACCGTTGAAGCCACTGATGCTGACAGtgaaggagaagagattgaTCTAAGCAAACACGAAAGCGAAGATATAAGTCACACGTACGGATGGCCTCCTCTAGTGTGTTGCTTTGGATCTGCACAACATGCTTTTGTGCCATCAGGGAGACCAGCGAACAGGCTTTTAGACTACGAACAACAAGAAAGGATAAAAGACGCTGTGTGGGCTCCGGAGAAGTATATCAGAGCTCCTGGAGGATGTGCAGGAGGTGTTGCTATCGCTCTTGCAAGCTTGGGTGGTAAGGTTGCTTTTATGGGCAAACTTGGAGACGATGACTTTGGTCAAGCCATGTTGTATTATCTGAATGTGTGCCAAGTCCAAACAAGATCGGTGAAGATTGATAGTAAAAGGGTCACCGCGTGTTCTACTATGAAGATTAGCAAGAGAGGTCGCTTGAAATCGACTTGTGTCAAACCATGTGCTGAGGATTctctttcaaaatctgaaatCAACGTTGATGTCCTCAAAGAGGTAACACTATTGAGCATtgagttatttattttaactcATTTTTGTTTACCTCTTAACTCTGGCGCAGGCGAAGATGTTCTACTTCACTACGCACTCTCTGCAGGATAAGAAGATGATGTCAACTACATTACAAGCCATCAAGATATCAAAGCAACTAGGGAATGTTATTTTCTATGACTTGAACCTTCCCTTGCCTCTATGGCAATCTCGGGAAGAAACCAAGAGTCTCATACAAGAAGTGTGGGATCTTGCGGACGTCATTGAAGTCACTAAACAGGAGCTTGAGTTCCTATGCGGAATAGAGCCACCTGAAGAGTTCGATACTAAAAACAATGACAGCAGTAAGTTTGTCCACTACGAGCCGGAAACAGTGGAGCCGCTTTGGCATGAGAATCTCAAGGTTTTGTTTGTGACCAATGGCACTTCTAAGATTCATTACTATACCAAAGAGCACAATGGTGCTGTTCTTGGGATGGAGGATGTTCCCATCACTCCTTTCACGAGGGATATGTCGGCATCTGGAGATGGCATTGTTGCAGGTACTTTTGACTTTACTTTGTTTTTTATAAGTATTGGATAGTTATGTTGAGGATTAACTGAACTACACTCTGTTTCAGGTCTGATAAGAATGCTTACGGTTCAGCCAGATCTTATGAATGATAAAGGGTACTTGGAGCGGACAGCAAGATATGCAATTGAGTGTGGAGTTGTTGATCAATGGTTGCTGGCACAAACTCGAGGATATCCTCCAAAGGAtgatatggaagaagaagatgaggatgatgaaGACGACGAAATGGAATTAGATCCAAATGGTATAAGATCGATAACAGAGAGGGAATACCGAACCTCAAAGCCTTATGATGAACCAGATGGTCCATACGTTATGAAACCAGAAGAGGAAAGGGAGTACCGGAAGCTAGAGCTTGTTGGTTCAGTGGGTGAAGATGATGATAGTTCTTGATACTAAAaagttttgattcttttttttttgtttgttagttCTTTTCCTTGTTCACATCTTAGAACATCTCAGTAGTGCGTAAACTTTCATATGTTTCAATATTTCACTCACCATTTCAAGTAGTACAAAATCATCTATATAAAGCATAATGATGAACGCAACCTAAAGGGTTTGGTAGTGTGAGAATAGAGTAGTAATGTCATTGGCATAGATTAGTTATGGGATTTCACCAATGTGAACCCTTAAGTGACGATAAACTTTCTTTTCTAGCAACTCTACTACGTCCTGGTAAAGAACTTCCTGTGAACTGAGGAAGGCAGTTTGAATCTCAGGTCCTTTTGTTTCCGGCTCAACGGTCTGCCTTTGCTTGCAGGATCTCTGTGTTTCCTCACATCTGCTATTTTCCGGATACAGATCTCTGATTCTGCAACTACAGACTCCAAAAAGAACACTGCACTCTTTAATGCTTTCCTTGAGTTTGTTTCCTTGTTGAAGCTTACTGTATCGGCATCTCTTTGAATCGATGCAAGTCCTCTGTAACTTGCAGCAGCCTTTCTGGCCCTGGAGATGATACCTTGACGGTGAAAAAGAAGAATATGCATTTCATTTCCGTAGCAAATTTGCAAAGAGGATACAAAACTGTTTGTTTTACAGAGGTAAAAGAGAGAGAGCAAAAAGAGTTCAGGAAAACTACTTATTGAGACAACCTAAATACAAACAGTACGCAGCAAATATGAACAGAAACAATATTAGAGGCGAAGAATTGTGCGAAGAGTATCGCACAGATTCTGAATAGTTTGTTGCTCTTGCGTTGCTTGCATTTCCTGGAGCGGCATTTCCTCGTAACACCTGCGGATCCAAAATTTCACAAAATGGGTTTCTAAACTTATAGGCTGACGTAAACAAAACACCCATCAAGACCAGTTGGCTATATACGTACGCTCTGTGGTAGGCTAATACTTGTGCCAGATTCATCAGTGGAGGGCTTGACGTCAGTCTCTGGTATACACTGGGAGGAAGAGGCATCTGCATTCCATTTCATAGTCCCATGTTATGTTATATAGAAAAGGGAAAGGGAGGAGATATAAGTTTGACCTCGTTTTGTCCTCTTCTTCCCTTTTTAGATTGGGGATCGGAAGTGAAGAGCTCCTGAAGCGCTTCAACAGCTACAGTTCCATTCCCATCCTGTTGCATGCCTCCGATCATGTTCTCTGACAAGAGTGCAATTGGGGATATATCTGTTGCTCTCAAGAATGGTATGGGTACAGTGTTTCCAGCTGCGTAGATTGACCACAACTGCTATGTGCCAAATTTTATCAGGAAACGAAACAGATATAACCATACAAAAAGGCATTTGACTACACTGTAGCAAAAAGAATTTAGAGAACAAAGCTAACTGACCTTATCTTGCAAAGCAAAAGCTTTCTTGCCAACAGTTTCACTCTTCAAGGTACCGCCACTTGCTGCTTCACTGCCACCTTCGGTCTGCGTTCGAGATATGCTATTCAGCTTCGTTTTATGCTCAAGAGATATCGAAACTGATGGTGGAGTTCCCCGCACGCTTTGTGAGGTTGATTCGTCAACTGGAACGTCGGCAGCAGAACGATTATTCTTGTCATGGATCCTAGCCACCAGTATCAAGTACATCATCAGATACTGATCTCTATATTAAACAGGATGACACGAAAAGAAATATAATCGCATGTTTGTTATCAAGTGGACATGTTCCcggaaaaagaaaaccaaaagggTTTCAAAGATTAAATACCAGGAGCCAGCTACTTGATCTCCTGAGAATCCGACAGAAACGCCATCAACCTGAGAAGCTGAAGATTCTTTCTCTTTGGCAAGTTGAGCCCCTGCGTAACTCTCTTCTGTCTCATCCTCACCATGAACGATCATAGTTCCAAAATCACCACCTGAAAACATGAGCCAATACAAAGCTAGAGTTGATGCGTTTGGAAAACCATGATGAAAGAAAATTCACAACAGCGATCCAATCGTGTGCCAACAAAGCTGCTGAAGAAATCATCAAAACATCACCCGCAAAAGTTTACTATACATCGGCAAGAAAATGCACTCGACAATTCTCATGATGGCCAGGAAATGCAAATTGTCAACTTGTAAATTACTACGTAACAGTCTGTAAGTACTTGCCTTCTCCAGTGCTTGTTGGAGGTGCTTGGGTGGTATTTTGATATCCATTATTAGGAGGTTTATACGGAACAGTAATTCCCATCTCGTCACTTGATTTTGGGCCCAGTGTTGACTGTaacaaaatttacaatataacTTAAGACAAATATAACTTGCAAAGATATTAGGTAAGAAGAGGGGTAGACTAAGACTGTTTACATACAGTGTCCTCTGAAGAAGCGACGACATTTTGCGCTTGCAGAGCCATTGAAGCTCTAATTTGTCTAGACTTCTCAATCTTTGGCGACATTGCAGAAGCCCCCATTTTACATCTCTGAACAAATTTGTGCtgaattttaaacaaaaaaaatgaacggCATCAGAATAACAGAGAGATCTTAAACACTAAATAGCATAGCTGTGAAAGTGGTGCTATTTCTGACAACTCAAGTTGAAGATATCCTGATAATGAAAAGAAAGAGTCACACACTCGCACTTAGCTGAAAAGATAGAAAACGAGAGCATAGAGATACACATACTAACGATCTCTGGCGTAAAGCAAAAGATTATCATAGTTCACCTTAAGCATCTCATCTGCAGTTGGGCGAAGGCGTGGTTCCTTGGTGAGGCACTTTGCAACAAAATCATGAAAGACCAGTGACCTGCAGAGGGTAGCAACTAAAATTTGAATGCATCAATGCAACATAAGATACTGCAAAGATCTCCCTTTAAAGGGAATTGCTTGGATGACGTAGAAAATTCTCTTCTGCCTTACGAACCAACGTGACAATTCTCAAGAGGTTGAAGACGTACCATTTTTCTTTATCTTCAAGCATTGGAGCTGGCTCGATCGATATCATGAACAAAACCTAGCAAAAACGGATGCCTGAAATGAGACAAAAGGGTTCACAGAAGAACCAGAAGAACTTTATGAACCACCAAGTAAGCAAACAAACGAAAATTTCACTCTTTTACCTAACTCACTACTAATCAACCAAGAGAAGACCTTAAAGAGCATTTCAAGGCCTCCATTTTCTAGCCTAACAACTCTTATGTTTATGAAAAGTTCTTACAAGGTTTATAGAGAATTCCATTTTAATACAGGAAAAACTTTACTCTACCAAGCTGCTTGGCATTGGATTAATAACAGACCAGCTCAAATCGTTTAAAACTAGAGTTAATGAACGGTCTGAGCCAACCACATTTATAGAAACCCTTGAAACGAAGCCAAACTCGACCGATGTTCAAGGAATTGTTATAGGTTTGGCCTAAGTCCAGAGTCGCTTCATTCCAattttccacaaaaaaaaattcataaccAGAAGAAACGAAAAAAAAAGCAGGACTGCAAAGCATCTGATCGCTTGGAAACATAATAACAAAAGCAAGATGGCTTATTATACCAACCCTCATCGGATGAACTGCAGATCTTGGAGGAAGCCCCTGTACATCAGCACAACTAAACGTCAGAAGGCAACCACAGGAAGATTAAGAATAAATATGGAAGAAGCGAGTGAAGTGACGAGTGGTCAAGTGTGTAATGAAAGTGTAGAAcaattttcttcattttccctTAAAATGTCAGGTGAGAGACTCAGTACAGTTAAACTACCAACTACAACACAAATTTAGTCCTGAAAGAGGTAATGTCAAAATACCTCTGCCATCTCAATTGCTGAAACACCAAGGGCCCATACATCCACCTGTAGTGAAGAGTCCAAGTGTCATCAAGGAGAAAAAAATCATTGATTCTACTCTCTAGATACTTGTGCAGCTATAGTTTCTAACTGGCTATACATCAGCCGCAAACTTCTCAATAAATAGGATCCGGTAGAGCTGGTTTGCACAACCATATTTGGTAAAACGGTAATTACTTTCTTCTAGAGATATAATACTAGGTTAGTGAACGTGAAGCTTGAACTTCAGAATTCAGATATGGAAGGAACCATTGCATCAGTCCTATAATCTGAAGTTGTGTACATTGATCGAAATTTTTTTATGGAGCTTAGCagacaaaattattttcaaataggAAGCATACCTTCCCATCATAACGGTTTTCCTGAATAACCTCAGGGGCCATCCAATGCGGAGTCCCAATGAACTTCAAACAAGACAAAACATTAACGAATCCACCATCAGGCACAAAACATCTTCAGGGTAAATTATTTTCCAATTAATCAAAGGCAGCTTGATGAATTAACCATAGCAAACTTTATTCATTAGGTATTTACCGTGTTTCGCTTAGACATAGTCTGCGTAAGTTGAGCCGCAACCCCAAAATCACCTGTAAAGAACAAGGAATTAAACTTTAGAATCAGTCTGCCGCTGTAaagcaataaaaataataattcattaaCAACTGATAGGGCCGAGCAAGATTTCAAGCTTAAACGCATAAAAGCCAGCATGTGCAATAGAAACAACATATGTAAACGCCACTCTTCATGTAGGTGGATAATTCCCCAAGCTAACTTACCTAATTTGACCTCTCCTTGTTCGGTCAACAAGATATTTCCACCCTTAATATCTCTATGGACTTTGAATATTGAGTGCAAGTAAGCAAGGCCCTACATATAAGACGTAGATATAAACAGAAGTATTAGGGCCTGCCGCCTGTCACAAGTTGAAACAGATGTGTTCAAGCATCGAAGACGCCAGCATCAAATAAAAGAAACGATAAACCAGCTTTCCTCTTTATGCTTCTATCTAtcctataaaatgaaaataaaaaaaagtgataCCTTCAACGCCTCTCGACAAATATATGCAATCTGATACTCCTCCAATGCCTCCTCAGTAACATTCATCAAATCAGTAACGCTTCCACCTCCACAATACTCCATCACTATCTGCCAGACGACACAAATTAGTGACTAGAGAGACTgtgttctcaaaaaaaaaacacataaacaATAGCATATATAGTAAAAACTAACTGATGCCCAACAGTAAGAGTTTCTCTATCAAGCAAGAGCTACTAATTCTATGGCATGGCACAGATGCTGCTCACCCAAAGATAATCATCTCCTTGGAAACTCCCAAGGTATCGGACAACATTCGGATGATTACACTGCTGCAGCATCTCAATCTCACCACGGATCTCCTCATACCCCTCCTCCTGTTAAAAAGTAAGAAACATGAATCACACTGAATGCTTTAGCACTCTAACTTAGGCCAAAGGACAAAGCTTTCGATACCCCTTCGGTAAGTGATATGACTTTAATAGCAACAATCTCAGACGTTTTCAAATCCCTAGCCTTGTAGACAGATCCATATGATCCTTTCCCTGCCAACACACAGATCTCCAGTTTTCAATGGCTGAGAGATCATATAATTGAAGCTTTGAGAATAGTAATGTTACCAAGTTCGTTGAGGAACTCGTATTTGGTGGTGGGATCTTCTCTAACGCAATCGGGAAGAGACGTGGTGGACATCTTACTGCTCTGCTTCTGCTGCTGCAACGAAGGGGTGGATTTACGGTTGTTCTTGCCACCGAAACTCGATTCCTGCATACTCGCCACAGCTCTTCCCATTGTTGACAGATCcgtctccttctctttctcctttccTTTTTTAGACGAAGAAGGCTTCACCACAACGAAGGTACCGtactcttcttcctcgtcgGAAGATTCTTCGTCTGCTGGATTGACGACTGGCACTCGCGGACTGTTCTTGCTGTCCTTCTTCACAATCACCGTGCCGAAGTCTCCGTCGCCGTCGTCCTCGTCGTACGACGCGCCGCCGCCTCCGAAGTCCTTGGGGAGGCGCTTGAGAAGAGGAGGGAGCGTAGAGTCTTCGTCGTCTCCTTCGCCGTCGCTGTCGCTCTTGTAGACCATTGTAGCGTATAGATCGACGGTTTCGTCTTCATCGGGTTTGTCTGGATCTCGGCCTTGATCGGAATCGGAATCGGAGTGAACTACGAAAGTGGAGTAGAGGTCGGGTGTAGGATCCGGTTTCCGGCTCCGACGAGATCTCGGCGAGTTGTGAGCCATCGTTGGGCTCTACAGTGGTCGCCGGAGAGCATTCCTCTGTTTATCGAGCAAAAAAACACgatctctattttttactccaaTTTAGAGCATCTCCGTATTTGCCCCACATAAAATCACTACGACCTTactcgtatatatatatattctgagAAAAAAATAGCATTTCTCTATAATaaagacatatttttttatttacaaaatgattttttaattttttactttaacaattataaccaaaataaatatttgttagtGAAAATTtactgtttatataaatatataatcatattttttatttacataatagtttctataaaaatattcagtGTAATTTTATGAATGTTACACTAAATTGgattggtttttaattttcacAAATAAAAGATACTAttgtaaaattagaaaataatatatcaagaatattttttttagagaaaaaaatagatgaatacattggagacaaactcatctctattatagagtttccctattttttttaaaaaaaatagaaaaatacattagaGATTGTCTAAATATCTCATGGATTGGAGATGCTATTAGAGCGCAGCTAGTAATCAAATTAATCTGGGAGAAAAacttaatttctaaaaataaaattctaaactGGGAGAAACTTTATTATgtcttattattaattttgtgaaGAGAGTCTACCTAGAGACCACCGCTAATGGTGCTCTTATATACTTGCATTCGTATAACTTATTGTCcgacaaaaaaatatagaattgatTACAACCCCTGTTCGAAAACGCGCTAGACGCTAGTCAGGCGGTCGAGTTGGACCTAACGTATAGAGAGAAAATCGACTAAGCGGAAATTATGTGGGACAAAAAATTTAGATtgtttaatatgttataaaacatgttaatctttaattgtgtataacattaatacatttccATGTTTAGAACTgtataaacacacaaatagaatatacaaacttaatatagtgtaatttcatcaaaattatgaatataaattatatttatcaaattttaaatcaaataaatagataaaaaatgttattaaaaaataattaaaaaaatagattagacGGCCGCCTAGGCGGTTAGGCGGTCATCTAAGCGGACAAAAATCGGACAACCAATTTTTTAGACCGATTTGGTATAAATCAAGGCGGATGAGTGATGCCTAGCGACTAGAAGACCGCCTAAGCGGCTAGACGCCcgatttttaaaacaaagattacaacaactaataagtaaataactaAACTAGAAACATATACTTTTTTCGTAAAAGTTCTCACAAGGTTGTTGGAAGTTTCTTCCAATGTAAAAACAGACAAAATGTGTCCTACAACATAATCAACTCTTATAAGTATAGtatttttttcatcttttttttattattgatttgCATTAATTAGTTGATTTGATGTTAGTCacttattttttgtaaaaatatgaaGCATGAAAAGAATATTCATGTTACtattgatgaatttttttttgttaattttctaTCTAATCTCAAAGACATTTTTTTATTCCCGAGTAATTTTACTATCAGTGACTAAACCACGTAATATGCTTTTAAGATAAATTTCTATAGAACAACTAAAATCATTCATTGTCATTAATTATTTTCCTAAAGAGTTgagaaataattatttcaaataatttaaagaaGTATTAGGACGAGTATGAAAAAGAAGTCTTAGTCGTTGAGttttctatatatatcatattgtGTTTTTAATTGATGTGTCTTATTTATGCTTAATTTCTTTGTTCATCAGTTCATCAGTTACTCGTtctaatgttttatgttttagatATTATTGGTGATGTTGTGAATGTTGGATCTTTAGAAAATCTTATGGCAAACCGAAAATCTTTAACTAAGTTATAATTTACCTATTCGTGAAAAAATGTAGATTTTATTCAgcatttaattttatactattttatttttatgacaagatactaattttaacttttaatatttagtgATAAACGTTTAACATATACGATATGGTCTGAATATGCAAAATAAGTAtcatttgtttaaatctaatgAGGCATTATGTTTTGTAGGTGTTACTCGGTTTGTCTGTGTACGGGAATACAAAAAAggtcttaaatatataatgttaattGACTTTTGTTATTTTAGTGACGCTTCAAGAAATGTGATTGTTTCTAACTAGTTGTTTTAcccgcacatgcgggcataatcttttaattagtttttgtctTACTAATttaaaaccaacataataagtttttttttttaagttttcaaatagttaaatcaaacatcaaaatattgatatatgctaaatattttttcaaagatcaaacatcaaaatatatgttaaaaaaaatactcatatcttagaaatagtttagaaaatatctttattttctctTGACTAATactgtattttaattataaattacttggTATCCTAATTTTTTAACTGTTATACTAAAAATATTGTTTCCAGatagcaacacaatatatatatatatatataacttatcttatttttaatatgttttttgataattatattatattattttataataaaatatttagtataacataaaaatttattattattaaataaaaatcgtttttaattatatataaagctGATTGAGggtattgtttaaattaataaattagtgaataAGTtagaaactaataataaatcaataacccAACTAAAAGtataaaacctaataaaaatatgacaaataaaaaaaattaactaaatatttaatataacataaattaatattattaaaatataattcatttaaattatatataagattcaataagggtattttttaaattaataaattagtaactcaactaaaaactaataataaatcaatgatttagctaaaacctaataaaaatatgataaataagtaaaattgcctaaaattatGGATAAGATGACAAATCggcaaattcacttctcaaataatagtatagataactTCAGTGTCACTGAAATTCTTTTTGATCCAAAACTATAAGAAGTGTTTAATTTCATATCAAAGCTACCTAATTATGATTTTGTTATTTCTAGAGAAGACTTTGATCTAAAATCTAtaccttttaaaatatatttatatgataattttttttctttaataatccaataaaataatttataagtagAATGAATGTATTGAATGAGGCATGTTGtgcttattaaatattttggttataGTAATCAAATGTGGGTTGAACTTATACTCTTCTTCAGTAacattatataaagaaaataaccCTAAAACTACCAAACTTGAgccattaaaaagaaaaattagaaaatatcaCCACTCTTGATACTGAAAGGAATTTTGTTAAAGTCAGAATTAATCAAGCAAATAATTCAACTTTTAAATAGAAGAATTGTGTTTAAACCTACAAGCCATTAGAATTTGATTAAACATCaaatgaaacaaacaaaaatgaacTTAATATGTATATCTAATTAAATAGTTTAGTTTGAATACAAAactaatattactttttattgAGAATATATATTAATCCGCACAAGGTGCGGGTCCAcaactagtatatatatacatatagcaATTTTTAGTTCTAATGttcgttttatttttaaaattatttaattagatacagattttaaattaatgttataagttataaaatttcaatattcatATTGGTAATCAAAGTATTAGTTATGTTATTTGGTTCatagttttatttatggaacatagattttggatcaaaatattttctatagtaataactaaattaagaaactttgatttgaaattaaacactTATTGTATTTGGATTGAAGAAATCTAGTGACACTGAAAAGATTATAAACAATCACAATCaacaaaagaacaaaataacaatagtgtaggggtgttcaatcccgGTAAAACCAAACCACTTAAAAcgaactgaaccaaaccaaagaaattgaatgaatgttatttttaagaaaccgcAATATATGGATATAGTTTAGTATGTTAATTCATccaaccgaataaaccaaagaaatcagtttattatatataatttttttaataatttgtatttggattaatatttctaacaaaaattagataaactggctataatattagtcattaaaatcacaaaataaatataatataaacgtaattatgatattattggTAGATATtcttaatatctatttattaattaaatatcctaaatatcatgataattatatatcaaaatatttttaaaatagtagtATATATCAGTAGAATAGGTtaatttttgtattaattatcttaaatatcttgataaatatataacaaaataaatatataaataataatattaatttaactaacgatttatcctaaaatcatggagaatatgacaagtaaacaaattcactaaaattattaactaaatgtcctaaatatcatgataat
This Brassica napus cultivar Da-Ae chromosome C6, Da-Ae, whole genome shotgun sequence DNA region includes the following protein-coding sequences:
- the LOC106403414 gene encoding serine/threonine-protein kinase 3/4 — its product is MAHNSPRSRRSRKPDPTPDLYSTFVVHSDSDSDQGRDPDKPDEDETVDLYATMVYKSDSDGEGDDEDSTLPPLLKRLPKDFGGGGASYDEDDGDGDFGTVIVKKDSKNSPRVPVVNPADEESSDEEEEYGTFVVVKPSSSKKGKEKEKETDLSTMGRAVASMQESSFGGKNNRKSTPSLQQQKQSSKMSTTSLPDCVREDPTTKYEFLNELGKGSYGSVYKARDLKTSEIVAIKVISLTEGEEGYEEIRGEIEMLQQCNHPNVVRYLGSFQGDDYLWIVMEYCGGGSVTDLMNVTEEALEEYQIAYICREALKGLAYLHSIFKVHRDIKGGNILLTEQGEVKLGDFGVAAQLTQTMSKRNTFIGTPHWMAPEVIQENRYDGKVDVWALGVSAIEMAEGLPPRSAVHPMRVLFMISIEPAPMLEDKEKWSLVFHDFVAKCLTKEPRLRPTADEMLKHKFVQRCKMGASAMSPKIEKSRQIRASMALQAQNVVASSEDTSTLGPKSSDEMGITVPYKPPNNGYQNTTQAPPTSTGEGGDFGTMIVHGEDETEESYAGAQLAKEKESSASQVDGVSVGFSGDQVAGSWIHDKNNRSAADVPVDESTSQSVRGTPPSVSISLEHKTKLNSISRTQTEGGSEAASGGTLKSETVGKKAFALQDKLWSIYAAGNTVPIPFLRATDISPIALLSENMIGGMQQDGNGTVAVEALQELFTSDPQSKKGRRGQNEMPLPPSVYQRLTSSPPLMNLAQVLAYHRACYEEMPLQEMQATQEQQTIQNLCDTLRTILRL
- the LOC106406473 gene encoding fructokinase-like 2, chloroplastic isoform X1, translating into MASLSFTQFLPFPRYNADVVPCLQSLGFVKFRGERLNGKQGFLVVAGRRKLSESAPLDEDDGGNGAVGGKKPTKAPKRSGARTTKKKVVAKKDEPLEESSQLLVASDDVSDNESDTKTEPRRARKKASPAAASSDVEEAKTEKKVRRKRTTKKDKQVEEGLVTYDEASDVDEPLTVEATDADSEGEEIDLSKHESEDISHTYGWPPLVCCFGSAQHAFVPSGRPANRLLDYEQQERIKDAVWAPEKYIRAPGGCAGGVAIALASLGGKVAFMGKLGDDDFGQAMLYYLNVCQVQTRSVKIDSKRVTACSTMKISKRGRLKSTCVKPCAEDSLSKSEINVDVLKEAKMFYFTTHSLQDKKMMSTTLQAIKISKQLGNVIFYDLNLPLPLWQSREETKSLIQEVWDLADVIEVTKQELEFLCGIEPPEEFDTKNNDSSKFVHYEPETVEPLWHENLKVLFVTNGTSKIHYYTKEHNGAVLGMEDVPITPFTRDMSASGDGIVAGLIRMLTVQPDLMNDKGYLERTARYAIECGVVDQWLLAQTRGYPPKDDMEEEDEDDEDDEMELDPNGIRSITEREYRTSKPYDEPDGPYVMKPEEEREYRKLELVGSVGEDDDSS
- the LOC106406473 gene encoding fructokinase-like 2, chloroplastic isoform X2; the encoded protein is MASLSFTQFLPFPRYNADVVPCLQSLGFVKFRGERLNGKQGFLVVAGRRKLSESAPLDEDDGGNGAVGGKKPTKAPKRSGARTTKKKVVAKKDEPLEESSQLLVASDDVSDNESDTKTEPRRARKKAASSDVEEAKTEKKVRRKRTTKKDKQVEEGLVTYDEASDVDEPLTVEATDADSEGEEIDLSKHESEDISHTYGWPPLVCCFGSAQHAFVPSGRPANRLLDYEQQERIKDAVWAPEKYIRAPGGCAGGVAIALASLGGKVAFMGKLGDDDFGQAMLYYLNVCQVQTRSVKIDSKRVTACSTMKISKRGRLKSTCVKPCAEDSLSKSEINVDVLKEAKMFYFTTHSLQDKKMMSTTLQAIKISKQLGNVIFYDLNLPLPLWQSREETKSLIQEVWDLADVIEVTKQELEFLCGIEPPEEFDTKNNDSSKFVHYEPETVEPLWHENLKVLFVTNGTSKIHYYTKEHNGAVLGMEDVPITPFTRDMSASGDGIVAGLIRMLTVQPDLMNDKGYLERTARYAIECGVVDQWLLAQTRGYPPKDDMEEEDEDDEDDEMELDPNGIRSITEREYRTSKPYDEPDGPYVMKPEEEREYRKLELVGSVGEDDDSS